The nucleotide window taaatcTGATAATACACGAACAATCTTTATGCAAGGACACCCATGAACAATCTTTATGCAAGGACACATCATACACGAGTTACGTACCTCCAGCTAGGAAAATACAGATAAAATACAAGATAATATTTTCAGACGAGCTACAGAAATAGTACATACAATACCACATATTATTACAAGTTCAATAGATATTATCCATCACTTGATATAGATGAACTAGTTTCTTCACTTGTTGAGCTGTTTTAGAagccacctcttcctcatcttctctGGAAGCGCCAACAGAGACTCGTACTTGCGTGCATCACCAGtcaggatatcaaataggtccaaCAAAGTGTCTTCATCCAATCCTTGTACTTCATTCAGTGTGtctagaatttcttttgatgttggtCCTTTAGGGGCTTCCTCCTTTAGTGCTTCAGCGAACTTGTCCATTTTTTCAGCTATCATAGAGGTAAAAGAGTCACCTGACCGTTGCCTCTTTAAACTTCCtgaagttgccgatgatgtGGGCTCTTTGTTACTAAGATCTTCCTTACTCATATCTTTTGAGCTCTCAGCTGCAGTCCTTGCCGCTTCACCGGTAGCATGATCTTTGCCAAACACCAAGCTAATTGAGTCCCAGTACAAGACAGTCTTGTGCCTATACCTAgaagcttctttgtttttctaaaaaaacaaatggtTAACACATGTATATCCACACCCCTCCTGAACATGGTTAATGGACCAGTGAATGACAATGAAAGCAAGTTATAAAATATACAATCTGCTTATCAAATGCTGCTACTACTTTAGTCATTTTGTTCTATTATCAAGTACTGCAGTGAACTACAGTGCAGAGGACAGCTAGGCCGGAGTAGCCCATCAACCATCAAGTGCTGTGACAATGAAGCTGGGCCTTTTTCGATCCGATTATTATTGCTCATGGACTTATGTTTCATTACTGTGCAAAGAAAACTTTGAGCAGCTGTTGCTACTAAAAAGTTCTACAGAAGCTACAGGATTACACAGATGCAATACAGTACATGTAGATAGCAACTTTTGCAGTACCACTCATTTCTTCCCATACAGAATTTAACAAGCAGTTACTAAGCAGTTACTAATCAGGTACTAAGCAGTTACAGTTACTGAACTTAACACAAATGTAAGTAAATAAGTGGTTTTTGAAACTTACCGCCACATACTCTTCCCATACAGAATCACTATCAACaaatattttgtttttgttccaatcccaaccaaatccacttgattccagcataccattgatgatagtgTAGTGTTTGTCAAAGGTCTTGTTCCTTGCCATGATGTTGTCTTTTGAGATATCCACATTACACTTTTCTCGGACATTCTTGATAGCAGCTGTATAGACATGAGACTTCCACCC belongs to Setaria italica strain Yugu1 unplaced genomic scaffold, Setaria_italica_v2.0 scaffold_238, whole genome shotgun sequence and includes:
- the LOC101765287 gene encoding uncharacterized protein LOC101765287, encoding DMEKGKKSGSGRGYISWNDDMDKALLDTFVEYYNKGDRCQNGWKSHVYTAAIKNVREMCNVDISKDNIMARNKTFDKHYTIINGYHLLFWDTLTDMEKGKKSGSGRGYISWNDDMDKALLDTFVEYYNKGDRCQNGWKSHVYTAAIKNVREKCNVDISKDNIMARNKTFDKHYTIINGMLESSGFGWDWNKNKIFVDSDSVWEEYVAKNKEASRYRHKTVLYWDSISLVFGKDHATGEAARTAAESSKDMSKEDLSNKEPTSSATSGSLKRQRSGDSFTSMIAEKMDKFAEALKEEAPKGPTSKEILDTLNEVQGLDEDTLLDLFDILTGDARKYESLLALPEKMRKRWLLKQLNK